A single region of the Syngnathoides biaculeatus isolate LvHL_M chromosome 17, ASM1980259v1, whole genome shotgun sequence genome encodes:
- the scarb1 gene encoding scavenger receptor class B member 1 isoform X2 — protein MAVDKSKVALGFMVAGVLMALSGVILIFVGWAVMNEQIVKNTVIDPKNEMSYTMWKDIPVPFYMSVYFFNILNPKEVLKGEKPMLEQRGPYVYRKQCQKENITFHSNNTVTYREYRRYFFEPSMSAGNESDVVTIPNMLVLGAAVMMENLPFAMRLMISATFKTFKEGPFLTKTVGELMWGYDSGLVDFLNKYLPGMLPSSGKFGLFSEFNNSDTGQFTIFTGRDDIHKVHKVDSWNGLTKLDYWRTPQCNMINGTAGQMWPPFLTQRSTLPFYSPDACRSMELVYQRPGSMKGIPLYRYVAPKTLFANGSDYAPNEGFCPCRQSGLLNVSSCRQNSPVFISHPHFFNADPVLLDFVHGLSPNEDQHGLFIDIHPQTGVPLNVSIRLQLNLYMKRVSGITETGKIPETIMPMIWFEESGYIDGPILDTFHTNLVVLPAIMEGTQYGFIALGLATVIVAALVRRRLDKASSGEPAGRLATPEKCVPAKPEK, from the exons ATGGCTGTGGACAAGTCCAAAGTGGCACTGGGCTTCATGGTGGCCGGAGTTCTCATGGCTCTGTCCGGAGTCATCCTCATCTTTGTAGGCTGGGCCGTCATGAACGAGCAGATCGTTAAG AACACAGTGATCGACCCTAAGAACGAGATGTCGTACACCATGTGGAAGGACATCCCGGTGCCGTTCTACATGTCCGTCTACTTCTTCAACATTCTCAACCCCAAGGAGGTCCTGAAGGGCGAGAAGCCCATGCTGGAGCAGCGAGGACCGTACGTGTACAG gAAGCAGTGTCAGAAGGAGAACATCACGTTCCATTCCAACAACACGGTGACCTACCGAGAATACAGACGCTACTTCTTTGAGCCGAGCATGTCCgctggaaacgagtccgacgtGGTCACCATCCCCAACATGCTGGTGCTG GGTGCAGCGGTGATGATGGAGAACCTCCCGTTCGCAATGCGGCTGATGATCAGCGCCACCTTCAAGACCTTCAAAGAGGGCCCGTTCCTCACCAAGACCGTGGGTGAGCTCATGTGGGGCTATGATAGCGGCCTGGTGGACTTTCTCAACAAGTACCTGCCCGGAATGCTGCCCTCCTCCGGGAAGTTTGGACTCTTCAGCGAG TTCAACAACTCAGACACGGGCCAGTTCACGATCTTCACGGGCCGCGACGACATCCACAAGGTGCACAAGGTGGACTCCTGGAACGGCCTCACCAAG tTGGACTACTGGCGGACTCCTCAGTGCAATATGATCAATGGCACggcgggccagatgtggccccctTTCCTGACCCAGCGCTCGACGCTGCCCTTCTACAGTCCCGATGCCTGCAG GTCCATGGAGCTGGTCTACCAGCGCCCGGGCAGTATGAAGGGCATCCCCTTGTACCGCTACGTGGCGCCCAAGACGCTGTTCGCCAACGGTAGCGACTACGCCCCTAACGAGGGATTCTGTCCATGCCGCCAGTCCGGTCTACTCAACGTCAGCAGTTGTCGTCAGA atTCCCCCGTCTTCATTTCGCACCCTCACTTTTTCAACGCCGACCCCGTCCTGCTGGACTTTGTGCACGGACTCTCTCCCAATGAGGACCAGCACGGACTCTTCATAGACATCCACCCT CAAACGGGCGTCCCGCTCAATGTGTCCATCCGTCTGCAACTCAACCTCTACATGAAGCGAGTATCAGGAATTAC CGAGACGGGAAAGATCCCCGAGACCATCATGCCCATGATCTGGTTTGAAGAG AGCGGCTACATCGACGGTCCCATCTTGGACACGTTCCACACCAACCTGGTGGTCCTGCCCGCCATCATGGAGGGCACGCAGTATGGCTTCATTGCGCTCGGACTCGCCACCGTCATCGTCGCCGCCCTAGTCAGGCGCAGACTGGACAAG GCATCCTCTGGCGAGCCCGCTGGCAGACTCGCCACCCCAGAGAAATGCGTGCCGGCTAAACCAG AAAAGTGA
- the scarb1 gene encoding scavenger receptor class B member 1 isoform X1: MAVNKRNVVVGFTLVGVGMVVLGTVLTIVGPLIIDGQIVKNTVIDPKNEMSYTMWKDIPVPFYMSVYFFNILNPKEVLKGEKPMLEQRGPYVYRKQCQKENITFHSNNTVTYREYRRYFFEPSMSAGNESDVVTIPNMLVLGAAVMMENLPFAMRLMISATFKTFKEGPFLTKTVGELMWGYDSGLVDFLNKYLPGMLPSSGKFGLFSEFNNSDTGQFTIFTGRDDIHKVHKVDSWNGLTKLDYWRTPQCNMINGTAGQMWPPFLTQRSTLPFYSPDACRSMELVYQRPGSMKGIPLYRYVAPKTLFANGSDYAPNEGFCPCRQSGLLNVSSCRQNSPVFISHPHFFNADPVLLDFVHGLSPNEDQHGLFIDIHPQTGVPLNVSIRLQLNLYMKRVSGITETGKIPETIMPMIWFEESGYIDGPILDTFHTNLVVLPAIMEGTQYGFIALGLATVIVAALVRRRLDKASSGEPAGRLATPEKCVPAKPEK, translated from the exons ATGGCGGTGAATAAAAGAAACGTGGTGGTAGGTTTCACGCTCGTGGGGGTTGGAATGGTAGTGCTCGGGACCGTCCTGACCATCGTGGGTCCACTGATCATCGACGGCCAGATCGTCAAG AACACAGTGATCGACCCTAAGAACGAGATGTCGTACACCATGTGGAAGGACATCCCGGTGCCGTTCTACATGTCCGTCTACTTCTTCAACATTCTCAACCCCAAGGAGGTCCTGAAGGGCGAGAAGCCCATGCTGGAGCAGCGAGGACCGTACGTGTACAG gAAGCAGTGTCAGAAGGAGAACATCACGTTCCATTCCAACAACACGGTGACCTACCGAGAATACAGACGCTACTTCTTTGAGCCGAGCATGTCCgctggaaacgagtccgacgtGGTCACCATCCCCAACATGCTGGTGCTG GGTGCAGCGGTGATGATGGAGAACCTCCCGTTCGCAATGCGGCTGATGATCAGCGCCACCTTCAAGACCTTCAAAGAGGGCCCGTTCCTCACCAAGACCGTGGGTGAGCTCATGTGGGGCTATGATAGCGGCCTGGTGGACTTTCTCAACAAGTACCTGCCCGGAATGCTGCCCTCCTCCGGGAAGTTTGGACTCTTCAGCGAG TTCAACAACTCAGACACGGGCCAGTTCACGATCTTCACGGGCCGCGACGACATCCACAAGGTGCACAAGGTGGACTCCTGGAACGGCCTCACCAAG tTGGACTACTGGCGGACTCCTCAGTGCAATATGATCAATGGCACggcgggccagatgtggccccctTTCCTGACCCAGCGCTCGACGCTGCCCTTCTACAGTCCCGATGCCTGCAG GTCCATGGAGCTGGTCTACCAGCGCCCGGGCAGTATGAAGGGCATCCCCTTGTACCGCTACGTGGCGCCCAAGACGCTGTTCGCCAACGGTAGCGACTACGCCCCTAACGAGGGATTCTGTCCATGCCGCCAGTCCGGTCTACTCAACGTCAGCAGTTGTCGTCAGA atTCCCCCGTCTTCATTTCGCACCCTCACTTTTTCAACGCCGACCCCGTCCTGCTGGACTTTGTGCACGGACTCTCTCCCAATGAGGACCAGCACGGACTCTTCATAGACATCCACCCT CAAACGGGCGTCCCGCTCAATGTGTCCATCCGTCTGCAACTCAACCTCTACATGAAGCGAGTATCAGGAATTAC CGAGACGGGAAAGATCCCCGAGACCATCATGCCCATGATCTGGTTTGAAGAG AGCGGCTACATCGACGGTCCCATCTTGGACACGTTCCACACCAACCTGGTGGTCCTGCCCGCCATCATGGAGGGCACGCAGTATGGCTTCATTGCGCTCGGACTCGCCACCGTCATCGTCGCCGCCCTAGTCAGGCGCAGACTGGACAAG GCATCCTCTGGCGAGCCCGCTGGCAGACTCGCCACCCCAGAGAAATGCGTGCCGGCTAAACCAG AAAAGTGA
- the scarb1 gene encoding scavenger receptor class B member 1 isoform X4 — protein sequence MAVNKRNVVNTVIDPKNEMSYTMWKDIPVPFYMSVYFFNILNPKEVLKGEKPMLEQRGPYVYRKQCQKENITFHSNNTVTYREYRRYFFEPSMSAGNESDVVTIPNMLVLGAAVMMENLPFAMRLMISATFKTFKEGPFLTKTVGELMWGYDSGLVDFLNKYLPGMLPSSGKFGLFSEFNNSDTGQFTIFTGRDDIHKVHKVDSWNGLTKLDYWRTPQCNMINGTAGQMWPPFLTQRSTLPFYSPDACRSMELVYQRPGSMKGIPLYRYVAPKTLFANGSDYAPNEGFCPCRQSGLLNVSSCRQNSPVFISHPHFFNADPVLLDFVHGLSPNEDQHGLFIDIHPQTGVPLNVSIRLQLNLYMKRVSGITETGKIPETIMPMIWFEESGYIDGPILDTFHTNLVVLPAIMEGTQYGFIALGLATVIVAALVRRRLDKASSGEPAGRLATPEKCVPAKPEK from the exons ATGGCGGTGAATAAAAGAAACGTGGTG AACACAGTGATCGACCCTAAGAACGAGATGTCGTACACCATGTGGAAGGACATCCCGGTGCCGTTCTACATGTCCGTCTACTTCTTCAACATTCTCAACCCCAAGGAGGTCCTGAAGGGCGAGAAGCCCATGCTGGAGCAGCGAGGACCGTACGTGTACAG gAAGCAGTGTCAGAAGGAGAACATCACGTTCCATTCCAACAACACGGTGACCTACCGAGAATACAGACGCTACTTCTTTGAGCCGAGCATGTCCgctggaaacgagtccgacgtGGTCACCATCCCCAACATGCTGGTGCTG GGTGCAGCGGTGATGATGGAGAACCTCCCGTTCGCAATGCGGCTGATGATCAGCGCCACCTTCAAGACCTTCAAAGAGGGCCCGTTCCTCACCAAGACCGTGGGTGAGCTCATGTGGGGCTATGATAGCGGCCTGGTGGACTTTCTCAACAAGTACCTGCCCGGAATGCTGCCCTCCTCCGGGAAGTTTGGACTCTTCAGCGAG TTCAACAACTCAGACACGGGCCAGTTCACGATCTTCACGGGCCGCGACGACATCCACAAGGTGCACAAGGTGGACTCCTGGAACGGCCTCACCAAG tTGGACTACTGGCGGACTCCTCAGTGCAATATGATCAATGGCACggcgggccagatgtggccccctTTCCTGACCCAGCGCTCGACGCTGCCCTTCTACAGTCCCGATGCCTGCAG GTCCATGGAGCTGGTCTACCAGCGCCCGGGCAGTATGAAGGGCATCCCCTTGTACCGCTACGTGGCGCCCAAGACGCTGTTCGCCAACGGTAGCGACTACGCCCCTAACGAGGGATTCTGTCCATGCCGCCAGTCCGGTCTACTCAACGTCAGCAGTTGTCGTCAGA atTCCCCCGTCTTCATTTCGCACCCTCACTTTTTCAACGCCGACCCCGTCCTGCTGGACTTTGTGCACGGACTCTCTCCCAATGAGGACCAGCACGGACTCTTCATAGACATCCACCCT CAAACGGGCGTCCCGCTCAATGTGTCCATCCGTCTGCAACTCAACCTCTACATGAAGCGAGTATCAGGAATTAC CGAGACGGGAAAGATCCCCGAGACCATCATGCCCATGATCTGGTTTGAAGAG AGCGGCTACATCGACGGTCCCATCTTGGACACGTTCCACACCAACCTGGTGGTCCTGCCCGCCATCATGGAGGGCACGCAGTATGGCTTCATTGCGCTCGGACTCGCCACCGTCATCGTCGCCGCCCTAGTCAGGCGCAGACTGGACAAG GCATCCTCTGGCGAGCCCGCTGGCAGACTCGCCACCCCAGAGAAATGCGTGCCGGCTAAACCAG AAAAGTGA
- the scarb1 gene encoding scavenger receptor class B member 1 isoform X3: protein MTRERTKSTHSSVTYRTFTRLSSITSSVVCNNTVIDPKNEMSYTMWKDIPVPFYMSVYFFNILNPKEVLKGEKPMLEQRGPYVYRKQCQKENITFHSNNTVTYREYRRYFFEPSMSAGNESDVVTIPNMLVLGAAVMMENLPFAMRLMISATFKTFKEGPFLTKTVGELMWGYDSGLVDFLNKYLPGMLPSSGKFGLFSEFNNSDTGQFTIFTGRDDIHKVHKVDSWNGLTKLDYWRTPQCNMINGTAGQMWPPFLTQRSTLPFYSPDACRSMELVYQRPGSMKGIPLYRYVAPKTLFANGSDYAPNEGFCPCRQSGLLNVSSCRQNSPVFISHPHFFNADPVLLDFVHGLSPNEDQHGLFIDIHPQTGVPLNVSIRLQLNLYMKRVSGITETGKIPETIMPMIWFEESGYIDGPILDTFHTNLVVLPAIMEGTQYGFIALGLATVIVAALVRRRLDKASSGEPAGRLATPEKCVPAKPEK from the exons ATGACACGTGAACGCACCAAATCAACCCACTCATCCGTGACATACAGGACATTTACTCGTCTTTCGTCGATTACTTCATCAGTAGTTTGTAAT AACACAGTGATCGACCCTAAGAACGAGATGTCGTACACCATGTGGAAGGACATCCCGGTGCCGTTCTACATGTCCGTCTACTTCTTCAACATTCTCAACCCCAAGGAGGTCCTGAAGGGCGAGAAGCCCATGCTGGAGCAGCGAGGACCGTACGTGTACAG gAAGCAGTGTCAGAAGGAGAACATCACGTTCCATTCCAACAACACGGTGACCTACCGAGAATACAGACGCTACTTCTTTGAGCCGAGCATGTCCgctggaaacgagtccgacgtGGTCACCATCCCCAACATGCTGGTGCTG GGTGCAGCGGTGATGATGGAGAACCTCCCGTTCGCAATGCGGCTGATGATCAGCGCCACCTTCAAGACCTTCAAAGAGGGCCCGTTCCTCACCAAGACCGTGGGTGAGCTCATGTGGGGCTATGATAGCGGCCTGGTGGACTTTCTCAACAAGTACCTGCCCGGAATGCTGCCCTCCTCCGGGAAGTTTGGACTCTTCAGCGAG TTCAACAACTCAGACACGGGCCAGTTCACGATCTTCACGGGCCGCGACGACATCCACAAGGTGCACAAGGTGGACTCCTGGAACGGCCTCACCAAG tTGGACTACTGGCGGACTCCTCAGTGCAATATGATCAATGGCACggcgggccagatgtggccccctTTCCTGACCCAGCGCTCGACGCTGCCCTTCTACAGTCCCGATGCCTGCAG GTCCATGGAGCTGGTCTACCAGCGCCCGGGCAGTATGAAGGGCATCCCCTTGTACCGCTACGTGGCGCCCAAGACGCTGTTCGCCAACGGTAGCGACTACGCCCCTAACGAGGGATTCTGTCCATGCCGCCAGTCCGGTCTACTCAACGTCAGCAGTTGTCGTCAGA atTCCCCCGTCTTCATTTCGCACCCTCACTTTTTCAACGCCGACCCCGTCCTGCTGGACTTTGTGCACGGACTCTCTCCCAATGAGGACCAGCACGGACTCTTCATAGACATCCACCCT CAAACGGGCGTCCCGCTCAATGTGTCCATCCGTCTGCAACTCAACCTCTACATGAAGCGAGTATCAGGAATTAC CGAGACGGGAAAGATCCCCGAGACCATCATGCCCATGATCTGGTTTGAAGAG AGCGGCTACATCGACGGTCCCATCTTGGACACGTTCCACACCAACCTGGTGGTCCTGCCCGCCATCATGGAGGGCACGCAGTATGGCTTCATTGCGCTCGGACTCGCCACCGTCATCGTCGCCGCCCTAGTCAGGCGCAGACTGGACAAG GCATCCTCTGGCGAGCCCGCTGGCAGACTCGCCACCCCAGAGAAATGCGTGCCGGCTAAACCAG AAAAGTGA
- the LOC133491221 gene encoding astacin-like metalloendopeptidase, translating into MLLLFPALFCCVNLKHGYCAPSPAKDKDILIKALAYTENNPETLAGLIDDAVAEGDMLLQSNRNAADRQWPSTKIPYKIDSNLGFRTNDIEAALNMINFHTCLSFHKRTSEVDYLNFKDGFGCASYVGFMGGRQDVHVGKTCRIGNIVHEVLHALGFYHEHTRMDRGKYITIVSANILPGHHKNFRKQIGETFQLAYDLSSIMHYGRTFFSANGRPTIVAKVKANNMGQRVGMTATDVRRVRLLYKCDQTGGVVEPQWLEPAGTSAALINVHLNDVINLRSNTTRSLLVGARNTS; encoded by the exons ATGTTGCTGCTCTTTCCTGCACTTTTCTGCTGTGTTAATCTGAAGCATG GCTACTGCGCTCCGTCACCAGCCAAAGATAAAG ACATCCTCATCAAAGCACTCGCGTACACTGAGAACAACCCGGAAACGCTAGCAG GCTTGATCGACGATGCGGTGGCGGAGGGGGACATGCTTCTGCAA AGTAACCGCAACGCAGCAGACAGACAGTGGCCTTCCACAAAGATCCCCTACAAGATAGACTCAAATTTGG GCTTCCGCACCAACGACATCGAGGCGGCGCTGAACATGATCAATTTCCACACCTGCTTGTCCTTCCACAAGCGGACCTCTGAAGTGGACTACCTCAACTTCAAAGATGGCTTCGG GTGTGCGTCTTACGTGGGCTTCATGGGCGGCAGGCAGGATGTGCATGTGGGAAAAACCTGCAGGATAGGTAACATCGTCCACGAGGTCCTCCATGCGCTGGGGTTCTACCACGAGCACACAAGGATGGACCGTGGGAAATACATCACCATCGTGTCCGCCAACATCCTGCCAG GGCATCATAAAAACTTCCGGAAGCAAATTGGGGAAACGTTCCAGCTTGCGTACGACCTGTCCTCCATCATGCACTACGGCAG GACTTTCTTCTCAGCAAATGGACGGCCCACCATCGTGGCCAAAGTCAAGGCCAATAACATGGGTCAGCGCGTCGGCATGACAGCCACAGACGTCCGAAGGGTTCGTCTGCTCTACAAAtgtg ACCAAACGGGTGGAGTGGTGGAACCCCAGTGGCTGGAACCCGCAGGCACCTCAGCAGCACTCATTAATGTGCAcctgaatgatgtcatcaacctCCGCAGCAATACCACCCGGTCCCTGCTGGTCGGTGCCCGAAACACCAGCTGA